CCCTTGACCGTACGAGGGTTGAGCAGAAATCGACGCAGACCGGAACGCAGGCGCCGGGCCTGGGCGGCCGCGCTGCTGTCCGGCGCCATGGTCACCGGGGCGCTCTCCGCGCAGGCCGCGTCCGCGCGGCCGTACCCGGAACCGCCGATGACAACGATGTCCCTTCCCTCGCCGCCCGGCGGGGCCAACGTCAAGGTCCTGGTGTTCCACGGTTCGGCCGCGGGCGGCGACGAGTCGCCCGTCGTCGACGCCGGGATCGAGGCCATCGAGAAGATCGGGCAGACGGGGCCCGCCGCCCAGCGGTTCAAGATCGTGGCGACGGACGACGCGTCCGTCTTCACCGACGAGCGCAGGCTCGGCAAGTTCAACGCCGTCGCCTTCCTCACCGGCGGTGGCGACGTCCTCGACGCCGAGCAGGAGGCGGGCCTGGAGGCCTACATGGAGGCCGGCGGCGGCTTCCTCGGCATCCACGACGCGGCCCGCGCCGAGCCCTACTCCAGCTGGTTCACCGGCCTGATCGGCGCCCGTCCCGCCGACGCGAGCCCGGCCGGCGTCCAGCGCGCCACCGTCGAGGTCGGCGACCGCGAGCACCCGGCGACCAAGGACCTGCCGCTCCAGTGGAAGCGCCCCGACCGGTGGCTGAACTGGACGAAGAACCCCTCCGGCGACGTCCACACCGTCGCCCGCGTCCGCGAGTCGACGTACCAGCCCGGCGCGGGCAAGAACGGCGCGGACCACCCGGTGTCCTGGTGCCGCGACTACGACGGCGGACGCTCCTTCTACACCGGCATGGGCGGCACGGCGGCCAGCTACGACGAGGCGGACTTCCGCGGTCACCTGCGGGGCGCCCTGCTGTGGACCACCCGTATCGCGCGCGCCGACTGCCAGGCGACGATCAACGCCAACTACAAGGCGGAGCGCCTCACCCAGCCCAACCAGCCGGGCAAGAACGACCAGATCGGCGAGCCGCACGGCCTGGTCACCGCGCCCGACGGCAAGGTCTTCCACATCGGCCGCGGCGGCGCCGACTCCTCGCGGCCCGTCGTCACCGACTGGAACAACCCGGACGTCGGCAAGGGCACGGGCGAGATCCACGTCTACGACCCGGAGACCAAGAAGTCGACGCTCGCGGGCGCGCTGACCGTCTTCGGCAACAAGGGCGGCGGCGACGAGCTCATCAAGGTCGAGGAGGGACTCCTCGGCATCGAGCTCGACCCGAAGTTCGAGCAGAACGGGTGGGTCTACCTGCACTACACGCCCCACTCACGGATCAACCGCGAGACGCACATGGGTGAGCGGTACGTCTCACGGTTCACCTACGACCAGGGCACGGGCAAGCTCGACATGGGCAGCGAGAAGGTGCTCCTGAAGTGGCCGGTGCAGATCCACAGTTGCTGCCACGCGGGCGGCGGCATGGCCTGGGACTCCAAGAACAACCTGTACATCGCGACGGGTGACAACAACTCCTCGGGCTTCTCCGACGGTTACTCGGGCAACAACCCGCAGCCGAACTTCAAGGGCGTCTCGTTCGCCGACGCGCGCCGCACGGCCGGCAACACCAACAACCTCAACGGCAAGATCCTGCGCATCCACCCGGAGGCCGACGGGACCTACACACTGCCCGAGGGCAACCTCTTCACCGGCAAGGAGCCGGACGAGGGCGGCGGCAAGACGCGCGGCGAGATCTACGTGATGGGCGTCAGGAACCCGGCGCGCATCAGCATCGACAAGAAGACGGACACGCTGTACGCGGGCTGGGTCGGCCCGGACGCGGGCGCGCCGTCGACGACGTGGGGCCCGGCGAAGTACGACACGTTCGCGGCGATCACCCACGCCTCCAACCGCGGCTGGCCGTACTGCATGGGCAACAACCAGCCCTACCGCGACCGCAATCTGCCGGACCCGACGAAGCCTCTGGGCTGGTACGACTGCAAGAACCTCAAGAACGAGTCGCCCAACAACGACGGCCTGGTGAACATCCCGCCGGCCGAGCCGAACAACATCTGGTACTCGCCGCAGGGCGGCGGCGTCGACTACCCGCGCGACGCGAAGGGCGTGCCGAGCTACAAGACGGAGGAGCAGAAGATCCTCCTGCCGTGGCTCAAGGGCGGCGGCCAGGCCACGATGAACGGCCCGGTCTACCGCTTCGACGCGGCGAACGCGAGCGCCGACAAGTGGCCCGCCTACTGGGACGGCAAGTGGTTCGTCGGTGACTTCTACGACTCCGACCAGCCGCGGCACGCGGTGGTGACGGATCCGAAGACGGTCGGCAAGGGCGGACTGCCCGTCCACGCCGAGTCGTTGAAGAAGATCATTCCGATCGGCAACGACGGCATCAAGAACCTCATGGACTGGAAGTTCGCGCCGGACGGCTCGCTGTACGTCCTCGACTACGGCCGCGGCTTCTTCACCTCGGACTCCAAGTCGGCGCTGTGGCGCGTGACGTACAAGGGCGGGGCGCCGACACCGGCCGCCGGTGACCTGGCAAGGAAGGCGGGATGATGCGATCTCCGACGCGGCGGGCCACCCGGTCCGCGCAGCAGCGAAGACTGTACACAGCGCTGTTCGCCGCGCTCCTGATGGTGCTCGGCCTGACGTCGACGGCGGCGGTCGCCCGCCCCGACAGTCCCGGCATCGCCGCGGCACAGACCCTCACCTGGACCGCCGACAACGACATCGCCAAGTACAAGTCGGCGCCGACCACGGCGGTGGCGGGCCCGACGACGATCGTGTTCGAGAACAGCGAGGCGACCGGCAACACGACCGGTATGCCGCACACGCTGACGTTCGACACCTCCGACCCGGAGTACAACTCCGACGTCACCCTCAACATCCTCGCCAACCCCAATGACGACATGGGCGGCAAGCACACCGCCGAGGTGACGCTCACCCCGGGCCGCTACCGCTACCACTGCACCATCCCCGGCCACGGTTCGATGCAGGGCGTCCTGGTCGTGACCGAGGGCGGCGGCGAGGACACGACGGCGCCGGAGGCCGCGGCGAAGGTCGAGGGGAGCACGAACGCCGACGGGGCGTACGTCGGTTCGGCGACGGTGGCCGTGACGGCGACGGACGAGGGTTCGGGCGTCGACAAGGTCGAGTACGCGGTGGGGGCGGACGGCGCCTGGCAGCCGTACACCGCGCCCGTGGTCGTCGATCAGGTCGGCACCCACAAGATCCGCTACCGGGCCACCGACAAGGCGGGCAACGTGTCCGCGGAGAAGGCGGCCGACTTCGAGGTCGTCGCGCCGCCGACGGACGACAAGACGCCCCCGGAGACGTCGGCCACGGTGACCGGCGAGAAGAACGACCAGGGGCAGTACGTCGGGATGGCGACGGTCACGGTGACCGCGTCCGACACCGGTTCCGGCGTCAACAAGATCGAGTACGCGATCGGTGACGGCGCCTGGACGGCGTACACCGCGCCGGTCATGGTCCACGAGGCGGGCGCGCACAAGGTCCGCTACCGCGCCTCGGACAAGGCGGGCAACCAGGCGCCCGAGAAGGCCGTCGAGTTCACCGTCGTCGCGCCGCCCGTCGAGGACAAGACGCCGCCGGAGACCGCCGCGAAGGTCGAGGGCGACAAGAACGCGGACGGCGCGTACGTCGGCAAGGCGAAGGTGACGGTCACCGCGACCGACGCCGACTCCGGTGTCGACAAGGTCGAGTACTCGCTCGACGGCGGCCCCTACCTCGCGTACGCCGACCCGGTCGTCGTCGACCGCGTGGGCCGGCACACGGTGGCCTACCGCGCGAGCGACAAGGCGGGCAACGTCTCGGAGGCCGAGGACGTCTCGTTCACCGTCGCCAAGGGCGGCGGGGTTCCGTCCCCCAACTGCCCCGAGTACGACGAGCGGTTGACGGTGTTCGTGGGCACGGTCGACACGGGCATCCCCAACCGCGTCACGAACAACCGCTGCCGCGTGGGCGAGCTGATCGAGGACGAGAAGGAGTGGACCTCGCACGCGCTCTTCCTGAAGCACGTCAAGGGCGTGACGGACAAGCTCCGAGCGGCGGGTGAGATCGACAAGCGCGAGTACAACAAGATCAACAAGGCCGCCAAGGAGTCCGGCATCGGCAAGCCCGGCCAGACCGAGGGCTACCGCAAGATCTTCGACGGCACCCAGGCGTCCCTGGACAGGTGGGAGCAGGTCGGGGGCGGCAAGTTCGGCCTGAACGCGGACGGTTCGATCACCAGCAGCACCACTGTCGAGGGCATGGGCATGCTGTGGTTCCCGCAGCGCAAGTACGGGGACTTCTCGCTGAAGCTCCAGTGGCGGGACGACGCACCGGGCAACGGCAACGCCAACGGCGGTGTCTTCGTGCGCTTCCCGCAGGTCCACGACCACCCGGAGGAGTCGCGTCCGGAGTGGGTCGCCATCAAGTACGGCCACGAGATCCAGGCACTGGACCGGCCTGACGGCGACATGTACAAGACCGGCTCGATCTACGGCTTCGACCGGGTGGGCCTGGCCGGCGCGGGCGTCACGCCCAAGGGCACGTGGAACGACTACGAGATCAAGGTGGTGGACCAGCACTACTCGGTCTACCGCAACGGCGTCCTGATCAACGAGTTCGACAACACGGGCGGCCAGGAGTTCACGCCCCCGCGCGGCGACGACCCGGGCACGGACGGACGGCGCTACTCGTCCGGCTACGTCGGGGTGCAGGTGCACGGGGTCACTGACGTGATCTCGTACCGCGACATCCGGATCAAGGAGCTCTAGCCCCGGGTCCCGCCCTGTCGTGTCGGCGCCCCCGTCCCGCCCGGGACGGGGGCGCCGCTACTCCTCGTGCTTCGCGCGGCTCGGCTGCACCCGCTTCGGCTCGCCCGGCATCTTCGGGTACTCCGGCGGATACGGCAGGTCGCCGAGGCCGTGGTCCCGCTCGTCCTGATCGGCCAGGGCGAGGAGCGCCTCCAGCGAGTGCCGGTGCTCGTCCATGCCCGCGTGGACGTCGCCGACTTCGGCGAAGCGGCCCGGCATGGTGGCGAGGTCGAAGTCCTCGGGACGGGCGTCCTCGACCTCGTCCCACCGCAGGGGCGCCGACACGGGGGCGTGCGGGCGGGCCCGGAGCGAGTAGGCGGAGGCGATCGTGCGGTCCCTGGCCGTCTGGTTGTAGTCGACGAAGATCCGCTCGCCCCGCTCCTCCTTCCACCACGCCGTCGTGACGGCGTCCGGCATCCGCCGTTCCAGCTCCCGGCCGACGGCGATGGCCGCCCTGCGCACCTGCGTGAAGGTCCAGCGCGGCTCGATGGGCACGAAGACGTGCAGGCCGCGCCCGCCGGACGTCTTGGGCCAGCCTTCAAGTCCGCCGAACTCGTCGAGCAGCGAACGGAGTTCGTGGGCGGCGCGGACCGCGTCCGTGTAGTCGGTGCCGGGTTGCGGATCGAGGTCGATGCGGAGTTCGTCGGGGTGGTCGAGGTCGTCGCCGCGCACGGGCCAGGGGTGGAAGGTGAGGGTGTTGTACTGGGCCGCCCAGATGACGGCGGCCACCTCCGTCGGGCACATCTCGTCGGCGGTGCGGCCGCTGGGGAAGGCGATGGTGGCGGTGGGGATCCAGTCGGGGTGGTTCTTCGGGGCGCGCTTCTGGTAGAAGAACTCGCCGGCCGCCCCTTCCGGGTAGCGCTGCAGGGTGGTGGGGCGGTCGCGGAGGGCGCGGAGGATGCCGGGGCCGACGGCCACGAAGTACCGGGCGACGTCGAGCTTGGTGAAGCCGCGCTCAGGGAAGACCACCCGGTCCGGGCTGGAGAGACGCACCGTCCGCTCCCCCGTGTCGATGTCCACGGCCGCGCTCTTGCCCTTGGCTGCACCCATGCGAGCCACGCTAAGCGTCCCGGACATTCGCCGCACATCGGGCGATACGGCCTGCCGCGGGCACAAGGGCCGTCGACCGGAGGCCTTTGGTCATCACCAGTCGGGTCCTCCGGCGGGGAGTCCGCGGGGCCGGGTGACAAAGACTGAACCTCCGGCAACCTACGGAACCGTAGGTTGCTGGAATCGTGAGTCGTGGAGCCGGAGCAGCGAGGTGGCGCGGAATGCCGATGGTCATGAGGGGCGGAGCACTGCCCGAGGTCATCCAGGGCGGGATGGGCGTCGGCGTCTCCGGCTGGCGGCTGGCCCGCGCCGTCAGCTCCGCGGGGCAGCTCGGCGTCGTGTCGGGCACGGCGCTCGACGCCCTCCTGACCCGCCGGCTCCAGCTCGGCGACCCGGGCGGTGACGTGCGCCGCGCCCTCGCGGCCTTCCCCGTACCGGAGTTGGCGGCCGCGGTCGTGGACCGCTTCCACGTGGCGGGCGGTGTCGCGGCGGGAGAGCGCCTCCGCGCGCAGCCGATGCTCCGGGTCGAGCGCGGGGAGCAGGCGGAACTGCTCACGGTGCTAGGGAACTTCGTGGAGGTGTGGCTCGCCAAGGAGGGGCACGGGGGCCCGGTCGGGATCAACTACCTGGAGAAGGTCCAGCTGGGCCTCGCACCCGGCATGTTCGGGGCGATCCTCGCCGGGGTGGACTGTGTCCTGGTGGGCGCGGGCGTCCCGGGGTACGTGCCCGAGCTGGCGCGGCGGCTCGCGCGGCGGGAACCGGTGACCGTGCGGGTCCGGTTCGACGGCGGCGAGGAGGACTACGACCATCGCTTCGACCCGGTGGCGCTGCTGGGGCGGACGGGGTTCGGGTCGGGTGCGGGAACGCGGTTCGGGTCGGGTGCGGGTCCGGGACGTCCCGCCGCGCCCCTGCGCCGCCCCGACGTGCTGGCCATCGTCTCGCTGCCGCTCCTGGCCTCGTACCTGGCCCGCGACGAAGCCACGACACCCGACGGATTCGTGATCGAGACCCATGGCGCGGGCGGCCACAGCGCACCGCCCCGCGGCGTCCTGCGGCTCGACGCCCAGGGAGACCCGGTCTACGGCCCGCGCGACCACCCCGATCTCGCGAAGATGGCGGGGATCGGCGTTCCCTTCTGGCTCGCCGGAGGCGCCGCCCACCCCGAACGGCTCGCGGCGGCGCGGGCCATGGGTGCGGCCGGTGTCCAGGTCGGCAGCGCGTTCGCGCTGTGCGAGGAGTCGGGCCTTGTGCCCGGGCTCCGCGAGTCGCTGCGGACGCGGGCCCGCACCGGGACGCTGCGGGTGCGCAACGATCCGAAGGCGTCCCCCACGGGCTTCCCCTTCAAGGTCGCCGAGCTGCCGGGCACGCTGTCCGACCCCGCGATCCGCGCGGCGCGGCGCCGCGTGTGCGACCTGGGCTATCTGCGCGTCCCCCACCGCACCGCCAAAGGCACCGTCGGCTACCGCTGCCCCGCCGAACCGGAGGCCGCCTACTCCCGCAAGGGCGGCGCGGTCCCCGACACGGAGGGCCGCCTCTGCCTGTGCAACGGTCTCCTGGCCGCCGTCGGACTCGGCCAGCGCCACCCCGCCGGACGCGACGAGCCACCGGCCGTCACCCTGGGCCAGGACCTGGACTTCCTGACGGACCTGAGCCCGGACGGCGACCCCTACCGGGCAGTCGATGTGGTGGAGTGGCTGACGGGCGCACGCACCGCCCGGGGGCCGATTTCGCAGGTGGTCCCGCCTTCGGCAGGATGGGGGCCATGACCGAGATCCGCACCCCCCGCCTCCTCCTGCGCCGCTGGCACGACAACGACCTCGCACCCATGGCGGACATCAACGCGGACCCGCGGGTCATGCGCTGGGTCGAGGGCGGCCCCGTGCACGACCTGGACGGCACCGCGGAGGACATCGAGCGGTGGGAGGAGGAGTGGGACGACGAGGGCTTCGGGCTGTTCGCCGTCGAGCTCCTCGCCTCCGGCGAGCTCGCCGGTTTCACGGGCCTCTCCGTCCCCGAGTTCCTGCCCGAGGTGCTGCCGGCCGTCGCCATCAGCTGGCGGCTCGGTGCCCAGTTCTGGGGCCAGGGGTACGCCTCCGAGGCCGCGCAGGCCACGCTGGAGTTCGCTCTCCAGGACCGCGGCCTCGACCGCGTGATCAGCATCGACCGGGTCGGCAACCAGGCCTCCGCCAACGTCGTACGCAAGCTCGGCATGACCCTGGACCGCGAGACCACGCACCCGGCCTCCGGCCACCCGCTGCGGGTCCACTCCATCGACCTCACGGAGTACGAGGCCTGAGGGCCGCGAGGTCAGGCACGGAGGCGAGCTCAGGCACGGTCGCCCGGGTCAGGCACGGACACGACCTGCGAGGCTCCGTTCGATCCGCCCGCGCAGCCGGGCAGAGGCTCCCCGCAGCCCCGCGAGCTGCCGGACCTCCTCCGCGGCGAGCTCCGGCCGCTCCGCCAGCGCGAGCGCAGCGGCGTAGGGCCGCTCCCCCTCGGCGAGCTTGACCGCCACGGCGTCCCGGACGGCACGCAGCACGGCGCGGTCGGCGCGGGGATGCACCGCCAGCAGGCACAGGAGCCTGTTGTCGTTCCAGCCGCTGTCCCCCGCGGTGCTCAGCTCCAGCAGGGTGTCGGGCGCCGTGGCGGGATTGGCGGCCAACGCCTGCCACACGAAGGGGTACGGGCACTGCGCCAGCCGGTGCAGGACGGCGGTGTCGTCCGCGGCACGGGCCAGGGCGAGGTGGTCGGCGGGCGTGGGCACGGACAGGGCACCTCAGGTGATCAGTTCCAGTAGTACGCCTCCATCGTGCGCACTCCCGCTGAACAGGCGGTCTCCGGGGGTGCCGCCTAGATTTGAATCATGGATCTGCCGGTCATGCCGCCCGTGAAGCCCATGCTCGCCAAGCCCGTGAAGAAGATCCCGCCGGGCATGCAGTACGAGGCCAAGTGGGACGGGTTCCGCGCGATCGTCTTCCGTGACGGGGACGAGCTCGAACTCGGCAGCCGCACCGGCAAGCCCCTGACGCGCTACTTCCCGGAGCTGGTGGCCGCGTTGCGCGAGCGGCTTCCGGAGCGGTGCGTGCTGGACGGCGAGATCGTGATCGCCAAGGAGGGGCGCCTCGACTTCGACGCGCTCACGGAGCGCATCCACCCCGCCGCGTCCCGCGTGGCCACGCTGGCCGAGCGCACCCCCGCCTCCTTCGTGGCGTTCGACCTCCTCGCCCTGTCCGATGAGGCGCTCCTCGACGCGCCCATGGCCGACAGGCGCGCCCTGCTGGTGAAGGCCCTGTCCGGCGTCACGGCGCCCGTGCACCTCGCGCCGGCGACGACGGACCCCGACGTGGCCCAGGTCTGGTTCGAGCAGTTCGAGGGCGCGGGCCTGGACGGTGTCATCGCCAAGCCCCTGGACCTGCGCTACCGCCAGAACGAACGCCTCATGTTCAAGATCAAGCACGAGCGCACGGCGGACTGCGTGGTCGCGGGCTACCGCTTCCACAAGAGCGGGCCCATCGTCGGCTCGCTGCTCCTCGGGCTCTACGACGACGGGGGCGCCCTGCAGCACGTGGGCGTGTGCGCGGCGTTCCCGATGAAGCGCCGTGCCGAGCTCATCGAGGAGCTGGAGCCGCTGCGCATGACGTCGGCGGCCGGTCACCCTTGGTCGTCCTGGACGGACGAGACGGCCCACGAGACGGCCCGTATGCCCGGCGCCCCGAGCCGCTGGACGGGGAAGAAGGACCTGTCCTGGGTGCCGCTGCGGCCGGAGCGGGTCTGCGAGGTGGCGTACGACCACATGGAGAACGGGCAGCGCTTCCGCCACACGGCCGCCTTCCGCAGGTGGCGCGCGGACCGCACCCCGGAGAGCTGTACGTACGCCCAGCTGGAGCAGCCGGTGCGGCACGCCCTCGACGACGTGCTGGGCGCGACGGACTGAGTGTCGGGTCCGTCCCCGGACCGCGCCCGCACGCACCCGCACCGGTTCCCGAGGCCGCGCACCCGCCCCGATCACGCCAACGACTCCGATCACGCCATTGTTCTCTTCGGCACCCTCGTATCTTCCGCCCCTTGGGCCCTGACCGTATGCTCCTGCGCCTGACACGTCAGTTACCGACGGTAATGGGGGCGGGCATGGGGCACAGTCGTGCCGAGGCGAGCACGGTGGGAAGCGCGGCGCAGAGAGCGGCGGGGAGCACGCGGCGGGGGTTCGTCGCCGGGGCCGCGGCGGTCGGCGGGGCGGCCGCACTGGGAGTCGGGGCGGGAGCGCTGCCCGCGGCGGCGGCCGCGCCGGGCGCCGCGGACGCGCCGCGGGCGAAACAGACCGTGGCGGTCCTCGGCGGCGGCGTCGCAGGACTCACGGCGGCCCACGAACTGGCGGAGCGCGGCTTCGCGGTCACGGTCTACGAGCGCAGGGCGCTCGGCGGCAAGGCCCGCAGCATGGACGTACCGGACAGCGCGAAGGGCAACCGCAAGCCGCTGCCCGGCGAGCACGGCTTCCGTTTCATCCCCGGCATCTACCACAACCTGCCGGACACGATGCGCCGCATCCCGTTCCCCGGGAACGCCAACGGCGTGTGGGACAACCTGATCGCACCCCGCGAGATGTCGTTCGCGCGCACCGGCCGCGAGGACATCAGGATGCCGATCCCGTGGCCGGGGCACGAGCCGGAGAGGCTGACGCTCGACGACATCCGGCGGGCGCTCACCGCGCTGGTCGACACCGCGGCCAACCTGCCGGCCCACGAGGCCGCGTACTTCGTGAACCGCGCCCTCGTCTTCTTCACCAGCTGCGACGAACGCCGGGACGACACCTGGGAGTCGACGCCCTGGTGGGAGTTCACCCGTGCCGAGCGGATGTCCAAGGACTACCAGCGCATCCTCGTGATCGGCGTGACCCGCAACATCGTGGCGACCAAGGCCGAGGAGGCCAGCACCCGCACCGTCGGCACGCTCGGCGAGGCGTTCGTCCTCAACGCGCTCGGGCAGGGCGCGGACGGCCCGCCCGACCGCATCCTGAACGCGCCGACCAACGAGGCGTGGATCGACCCGTGGGTCACCCACCTCAAGTCCCTCGGCGTGGAGTTCCGCGTCGGCTGGACCGTGCGGGAGCTGGGCTTCGGCGAAGGACGCGTCACGAAGACCGTCGTCGAGGACCCCGACGGCGTACGACGCGACATCACCGCCGACCACTACGTCCAGGCCATGCCGGTCGAGCACGCACGCCGCACGTGGAGCGCCGCGCTGAAGGCGGCCGACCCGCAACTGGCGCGCTGCGACAAGCTGGAGACGGACTGGATGACGGGCATCCAGTTCTATCTGACGGAGCGCCCGGCCGTCGTGAAGGGGCACTTCAACCTGATCGACTCGCCGTGGTCCCTGACCGGCATCGCCCAGGCGGGGCACTGGCCCGAGCGGGACTTCCCTGCCGACTACGGCGACGGCGTCGCGGTCGAGTGCCTGTCGGTCGACATCTCCGAGTGGGACAAGCCGGGGATCCTGTACGGCAAGACGGCAAAGCAGTGCACCCGCGACGAGGTCGCGAAGGAGGTGTGGGCGCAGCTCAAGGCCGCCCTCAACGACACCGGCAAGACGGTCCTCAGCGACAGCAAGCTGCACTCGTGGTTCCTCGACCCGGGCGTGGACGGCCTCGGCACACCGAACCCGACCAACGAGGACCAGCTCCTGATCCACCCCGTGGGCACCTTCCACAACCGTCCGTCGGCCGCCACGAAGATCCCGAACCTCTTCCTGTCGGGCGACTACGTCTCCGTGGACATCGACCTCGCGACGATGGAGGGCGCCAACGCGTCGGCCCGCCAGGCCGTCAACGCCCTGCTGAAGCAGGCGGGTTCGGCGCACGAGCCGTGCACGGTGACACCGCTGTACCGCGTCCCCGCGATCGAGGCGCTCAAGCGGATCGACCGCACCCGCTACCGGCTCGGGCTGCGCAACGCCCTCGATCTGGGCTGACAGGCCGTCCCGAGGGGCTGCGATTCCGGCCGCATTCGGGGTAGGACTTCCCCCATGAGGCGGCGGACGCGGACGCGTACACGGATCGGGACCGGAACCGGGGCGGCGGTGGCGCTCGTCCTCGCCGCCCTGGTCTCCGGCTGCACGATCGAGCCCGCCGACGGGAAGCGTCCGTCGGCGGGCGAAGGCGGCGACGTACTGGCCGTGAAGATCGACAACGTCGCACCGGCACGCCCGCAGACCGGCCTGGACTCCGCGGACGTCGTCTACGTGGAACAGGTGGAGGCGGGACTCAGCCGCCTCATGGCGGTCTACGCCTCCCATCTGCCGCCCGTCGTCGGCCCCGTGCGCAGCGCGCGCGAGACGGACCTCGAACTCCTGCGGCAGTACGACCGCCCCGCGCTCGCGTTCTCCGGGGCGCAGTCCAAACTCCTGCCCCTGATCGACGGCGCACCCGTCCGGGCGCTGCCGCCGGGCAAGGCCCCCGGCGGCGCGTACTACCGGGGCGGCGGCAAGCCCGCGCCGCACAATCTCTTCGTACGCCCGGACGCCCTCAAGGTGGACCCGCGCGAGGGCGCCCTGGCGGACGCGGGATTCCGGTTCGGTCCCCGCCCGAAGGGCGGCACTCCGCAGACACGGCGGACGGTCCGCTTCCCAGCGGCGCGCTTCACCTTCGACTGGGTGGAGTACGAGGGGCGCTGGCGCGTCGCGATGGACGGCACACGGGCACGGACGTCCGGCGGCAAGGAACTCGCCCCCTCGACGGTCGTCGTGCAGTACGTGAAGGTACGGTCCTCGCGCTTCCACGACCGCGCGGGCAGCGTCTCCCCGTTCACCGAGACGGTCGGCGAGGGCTCGGCGAGCGTGCTGCGGGACGGGCGCGCCTACAAGGCGCGATGGCAGCGCCCGACGGCCTCGGACGGCACCGAGTTCACGACGGACGACGGGAGGCGACTGCCGTTCGCGAAGGGGCAGGTGTGGGTGGTGTACGCGAAGGCGTGACCGCCCCGGCGGGGTCGCGCAGGCTCTCCGCGGCGTCCGCGACCCGCTGGATCAGGTCGAGGAACACGGACTGCTCCTCGGTGGAGAGGGGGGCGAGGAGGACCTCGTTCATCCGGGCGGTCCGTGCGGTCAGCGTGCGGTGCGTGCGCCGTCCGCCGTCCGTGACGCGCAGCAGGCAGCGCCGGCCGTCCCGCGGATCGCGCAGCTTGGCGAGCAGCTCCCGGCGGGTGAGCCGGGCGACGACCTCGGCGATGGTGGACCGGTCGAGGCCCACTCGCTCCCCCACCGTCCGCTGGTCGAGGCCGGGTTCGGCGACGAGAGCGTTGAGGACGGCGTACTGCGGCGACGTGATCTCCTCGGACACCATCGTGTTCCACATGAGGTGGTGCGCCTGCTGCAGCCGCCGGGCCAGATGCCCGGGGTGGGTGGCGAGGTCCACGGCCTCCACTCCGACTCCCTCTGCTCGACTTGTGCCTCTTGCACGGTAGTTGGGGCCACCCTATCCTCGCCGAAATAGTCAGTGCCCTGAGCATTGTGGTCACGGAGGCTGCGGATGGACAAGGTGGTGGCGACGGCCGCCGAGGCGGTGGCCGACGTCCGGGACGGGGTGTCGGTCGCGGTCGGCGGTTTCGGGCTGAGCGGCGTGCCGAACGAGCTGATCCGCGCGCTGCACGCCTCGGGCGTCCGCGGTCTGCACGTCGTGTCCAACAACTGCGGCGCGCTGGACTCGGGCCTCGCGGTGCTCCTCGCGGCGGGCCGGATCGCCCGCGTGACCGGCTCCTACATCGGC
The window above is part of the Streptomyces venezuelae genome. Proteins encoded here:
- a CDS encoding nitronate monooxygenase, which translates into the protein MPMVMRGGALPEVIQGGMGVGVSGWRLARAVSSAGQLGVVSGTALDALLTRRLQLGDPGGDVRRALAAFPVPELAAAVVDRFHVAGGVAAGERLRAQPMLRVERGEQAELLTVLGNFVEVWLAKEGHGGPVGINYLEKVQLGLAPGMFGAILAGVDCVLVGAGVPGYVPELARRLARREPVTVRVRFDGGEEDYDHRFDPVALLGRTGFGSGAGTRFGSGAGPGRPAAPLRRPDVLAIVSLPLLASYLARDEATTPDGFVIETHGAGGHSAPPRGVLRLDAQGDPVYGPRDHPDLAKMAGIGVPFWLAGGAAHPERLAAARAMGAAGVQVGSAFALCEESGLVPGLRESLRTRARTGTLRVRNDPKASPTGFPFKVAELPGTLSDPAIRAARRRVCDLGYLRVPHRTAKGTVGYRCPAEPEAAYSRKGGAVPDTEGRLCLCNGLLAAVGLGQRHPAGRDEPPAVTLGQDLDFLTDLSPDGDPYRAVDVVEWLTGARTARGPISQVVPPSAGWGP
- a CDS encoding GNAT family N-acetyltransferase produces the protein MTEIRTPRLLLRRWHDNDLAPMADINADPRVMRWVEGGPVHDLDGTAEDIERWEEEWDDEGFGLFAVELLASGELAGFTGLSVPEFLPEVLPAVAISWRLGAQFWGQGYASEAAQATLEFALQDRGLDRVISIDRVGNQASANVVRKLGMTLDRETTHPASGHPLRVHSIDLTEYEA
- a CDS encoding ATP-dependent DNA ligase, which gives rise to MDLPVMPPVKPMLAKPVKKIPPGMQYEAKWDGFRAIVFRDGDELELGSRTGKPLTRYFPELVAALRERLPERCVLDGEIVIAKEGRLDFDALTERIHPAASRVATLAERTPASFVAFDLLALSDEALLDAPMADRRALLVKALSGVTAPVHLAPATTDPDVAQVWFEQFEGAGLDGVIAKPLDLRYRQNERLMFKIKHERTADCVVAGYRFHKSGPIVGSLLLGLYDDGGALQHVGVCAAFPMKRRAELIEELEPLRMTSAAGHPWSSWTDETAHETARMPGAPSRWTGKKDLSWVPLRPERVCEVAYDHMENGQRFRHTAAFRRWRADRTPESCTYAQLEQPVRHALDDVLGATD
- a CDS encoding FAD-dependent oxidoreductase; translation: MGHSRAEASTVGSAAQRAAGSTRRGFVAGAAAVGGAAALGVGAGALPAAAAAPGAADAPRAKQTVAVLGGGVAGLTAAHELAERGFAVTVYERRALGGKARSMDVPDSAKGNRKPLPGEHGFRFIPGIYHNLPDTMRRIPFPGNANGVWDNLIAPREMSFARTGREDIRMPIPWPGHEPERLTLDDIRRALTALVDTAANLPAHEAAYFVNRALVFFTSCDERRDDTWESTPWWEFTRAERMSKDYQRILVIGVTRNIVATKAEEASTRTVGTLGEAFVLNALGQGADGPPDRILNAPTNEAWIDPWVTHLKSLGVEFRVGWTVRELGFGEGRVTKTVVEDPDGVRRDITADHYVQAMPVEHARRTWSAALKAADPQLARCDKLETDWMTGIQFYLTERPAVVKGHFNLIDSPWSLTGIAQAGHWPERDFPADYGDGVAVECLSVDISEWDKPGILYGKTAKQCTRDEVAKEVWAQLKAALNDTGKTVLSDSKLHSWFLDPGVDGLGTPNPTNEDQLLIHPVGTFHNRPSAATKIPNLFLSGDYVSVDIDLATMEGANASARQAVNALLKQAGSAHEPCTVTPLYRVPAIEALKRIDRTRYRLGLRNALDLG
- a CDS encoding DUF3048 domain-containing protein; protein product: MRRRTRTRTRIGTGTGAAVALVLAALVSGCTIEPADGKRPSAGEGGDVLAVKIDNVAPARPQTGLDSADVVYVEQVEAGLSRLMAVYASHLPPVVGPVRSARETDLELLRQYDRPALAFSGAQSKLLPLIDGAPVRALPPGKAPGGAYYRGGGKPAPHNLFVRPDALKVDPREGALADAGFRFGPRPKGGTPQTRRTVRFPAARFTFDWVEYEGRWRVAMDGTRARTSGGKELAPSTVVVQYVKVRSSRFHDRAGSVSPFTETVGEGSASVLRDGRAYKARWQRPTASDGTEFTTDDGRRLPFAKGQVWVVYAKA
- a CDS encoding MarR family winged helix-turn-helix transcriptional regulator → MEAVDLATHPGHLARRLQQAHHLMWNTMVSEEITSPQYAVLNALVAEPGLDQRTVGERVGLDRSTIAEVVARLTRRELLAKLRDPRDGRRCLLRVTDGGRRTHRTLTARTARMNEVLLAPLSTEEQSVFLDLIQRVADAAESLRDPAGAVTPSRTPPTPAPSRTAVASRRPS